The nucleotide window ctacaatgaactcactgcaaactatatcaacatgaaaaaggaaatagaaactatcaacaagggccaagagaagaTGAAGAATACCATTTCTGAACTCAAGaagacagtagaaggaatgaaaagcaagaccgatgaagcagaagaccggattagcgaattggagaacaaaatacaaaaaaaaaaaaaaaaaccactcagaaagagcaagaaaaggacaagaagctcagaaagaatgaagagggattaagcgaaatgcaagacaatatgaaatgtaataatatctatattatagagataccagaaggagaagaagaagagcaagggatagaaaacctatttgaaaaagtaatgatggaaaacttccctaatttgatcagagaaaaagtcacacaaatctaagaaacacagagtcccaatcaagatgaacccaaagaggcccacttaaAGAAATCCAcatgtcaaagaagaaatcaaaaggaaactcaaagtgaataaaaataaaaatatatcaaatgtgTGGATGCTGTTAAAGTGttgcttaaaaagaaatttataagtataaatattcattttacaaaaaagaaaaagtttaaaaacaagtACCTAAGTTCCCAccataaaaagatagaaaaagaagagcaaactaagtccatagaaattaaaaggaaataataaaaataagaacagaggTCAATGACAGTCAATAAACAACTGGAAACTTAAGTGTTAAAAAATatgaggctgggtgggtgggctgggatgggagtaaaagatagaagaTTGTACTTCAaccacaattaaaattaaaaaaaaaactctcactcaaaaaaatacaacttacaagcagcaacaaaaaatgaaatgtgtaGGGAAAATTTTAACAGAATGTATAAAATCTCTACACTGAAAATGATAAGATATGgttgtaagaaataaaagaaggcataaataaatggaaaaagttaaaatgactACAGTTTGGAACATTCATTACTGTTAAGGTGTAATTGCCCCTAAATTGATATGGTGATTTAATGTAATCTcagtcaaaatcccagcaagCTCTTTAATAGAAATTGATAAACAATTataacatttatatgaaaatgcaaaaggactgaaaatatccaaaacatTTTTTGGAAACAAGAATAGTCTTCCCATATAGTCTTGTTTTGGGAAACAAGAATAGTCTcccaataaatgaatggatcaaaaaactatggtacatttacacaatggaattctatgcagcagaagaaagaaggggctcctaccctttgtgacagcatggatggaactggaaaccattatgctaagtgaaataagccaggcagtgaaagacaaataccatatgatctcacctttaacaggaaccttatcaacaaaacaaacaaacaagcaaaatataaccaaagacactgaaatagagaacaggctgacagtgaccagaggggagaggggagggaatttcaggggaaagggggaagggtttacaggaacaagtataaaggacacagagagaaaaactaGGTGGGgcggaaatgggagggaggtggggaggacttggGGTAGGTGGtctggatgggagtaaaagacagaaaactgtacttgaacaacaattaaaataaaaaaaagaatagtcttGATGGTCTTACAAGACTTTTAATAAAGCTAttcatcaaaacagcctgctatTGGTGTGAGGACAGACATAGAAATTAATGGGACAAACtagagagttcagaaatagacccacatgtGTACACTCAATTgatctttgaaaaagataaagtAATGCTGGAACAATTaagtattcatatttttaaaaatagatcttaGTACTcactacaaatataaatattaactcaaaatggatgatgtatctcaatataaaaattaaactataaaacttagaaaacagccctggtcaggtgactcagttggttagaacatcatcctatacaccaaaggCTTGCGGGTTTGTTCCTGGTCAGGATGCATGTGGGAAGCAGccaatagatgtctctctctctcccccttcctctctctctaaaatcaataaacatcctcaggagaggatttaTAAAAAACTTAGAGAACTTAGAACATTTGTGTAACTTGGGGTAGGAAAGATGTCAGGACACAAAAAGCACTAaccaaaaagggaaaatattgataaattggacttcaccaaaattaaaaactgctatttgaaatatatctttaagaaaatagccctggttggtgtggctcagtgaattgagtgctaccttgcaaaccaaagggtcacaggctcaattctcagtcaggacacatgcctgggttgcaggccaggtccccattgggggctgcacaagaggcaaccacacactgatgtttctctccctttttcttcctcccttcccttctccataaaataaataaataaaaccttaaaaaaagaaaagaaaaaggcaaggcATAGACTtgggaaaaatattcacaaatcagatATCTAACAAAGGACTtttatccagaatacataaagaattcttacaactcaattacaagaagaaaaacaagccaCATTCTAAAAATGggataatatttaaataaaccaGGAATTCTACTCCTAGGCATTTGTAGAAAAGAGGGAATATGTCCATACAATGCCTTATACATGAATATACAGAGGAGCTccattcataatagccaaataATGGGAAAAACTCAAATGTGCATTAACAGGAATGGATAAACAGATTGTGATATACCATGCCATAGAAtactattcagaaaaaaaaaaaagaatgaagtactggtACATGCAACAACATATGTGAATCTCAAAATTCTTAGGCTGAGTGAAAATAGCCACACACAAGACAATATAATTCTGTATGCTTTCCTTTATGTAAAATTCTAGAACTGTCAAATCTAATCTATATTGTCAGAAAACAGATCAATGGTTGCCTGGAGCTGAGGATGAGAGAGGAAATGACTTCAAAGGAGTAGGAGGGAACATTTTTTGGAGCTGGGAATGGAActattctatatcttgattgtgcTGATTACTGTTTCCAGTAACAATTTTCAAACCTCATCTAatcatacacttaaaatgggtatgttattgtaaattatgcctcaataaagttgattttttaaaaaacaaagaatttggGTGGGTTTGTCATTTGTTGACTTGGCTAAGCTGAACTGCATTTCCCAGTATTCCCCTTCTTTCATGTTTCCAGTGAGAGAGGCCCAcaagaaacattctttttttaatgtttatatcagttttatttataatagtcaaaaactGTAAACAACCCTGTTCCAActggtgaatggttaaacaaaccaTAGGCCAATCATATTATGGAATATTacccaacaaaaaaaaagaactaactaTTGATACATGTGAGTTGAATCTCCAGAAAACTGTTGAGTGAGAAAAGATAATCCCCAAAAggttacataatatataattccATGTGTGTAACATTcttgaaaagacaaaattatagaaatggagaacagattagtggttgccagggctggaggagggtgAGAAAGAACTGAGTATGGACCTAAAACAGTGAGGTGCAGAATTCTTGTGGTAacagaaatgttctgtatttGTGTCAATGCCACTGTCCACGTTCtgatattgtattatatatactatTGCTAGATATTACTATTGGGGGAAAGTAGGTAAAGGGTACAAGGGATCTCTCCATTATTTAGTACAACTGCATGTGaaatctataattatctcaaaatatagtgtttaatttaaaataaaattagaaacactCTGACCTGATGAATTGACTTTGCTGTATTGCGATCTGAGCTTAAGAATTTATCATAGCACTTTGGTTCTTTGTAAAAACTATAGAAGCAAATGAAGTACAAACTGGGTCACTCACAACATTGTACTGCACACTAGTTTCCACAAATGGCACAAATATACAAGCCTAAACAAGGAAGTTCACAATGGCAAGGCAGTATTTAGTCTACTCAAATGTAAGAACTCTGAAAACTGGATGTcaaccttctttttaaaaatttattttatttattttttatttttcttaaagattttatttatttatttatttatttatttatttatttatttattttagagagaggggaagggaggagaaagaggagagaaacattgatatgacattgattggctgcctcacctacatgccttgactgggaccaaacccataatCCAGGCGTGCGTCCTGATGAAATCAAATCAGCGACCTTTCCCTCTAccagatgacacccaaccaaatgagaggcagagaaacatcaatgtgtgagagaaacattgatggggtTGCCTCTTGCTTACCCCCAACAAGGAACTGGCTCCCAACCCAGACAtttgccctgacagggaaccaaaCTAGTagccttttggtttgtaggctggcactcaatccactgagctacaccagccagggctctatattttgattaaaaacagaaaatgtatgGTGATACTCTACAATAcgaagcatttcaaataaaattggtGATAAGAGTATAACCTTCTGAATGACAACTAAggattgtaattgaaaaaatactgtAGTCTATAAATAGTAACCTCCAAAACATATTTAAACCACTTCAGCACTGGACTTTTCCATGTCATTTACATCTAGATTGACGAGACCACAGGAAATTTCAAAGATCAAGAACTGAATCTCCCTATCTTCAGAATCTTCTTCCAATTGCCAGTACAGTAGCTCTATTATGAACTGTAGATTTTGCAGATGAGCCTGGAGATGTGCAAGGACAAAGTTGAGCCTAGGAGGAACCACATAGTTCAGAACTAAACTTAGTTGAAGACATCCAAATGTATTATGGAAGCATCATACTTATCACCTCTCATTTGCCTCATGGGATTGGGGGCCAGGGACATTCCCTTGCTGCTGGTATGGACCCCAGCAGGTGGGTGGCTCTATTACCATGAGGAGCTGGGATGGTGGCAGGCCAAGACAGATTCTTGGATGATATTTGGAGAGCAGAAGTGAAGCAGCAGCTATTTTGTAACCCACATATTTGTGCTTATCTTCTGGCTCATCTTTTTTGTGTGAGGCAGCAGAAACAAGTTCTCCATCAAGGTCAGAGGTAACAAGAACTTAACATGGGTTTCAGTCTGTCCTCATAAACTCCAGCTTGTATTTGTGAgttctgatttgttttttatctcCCCTAATTTTCATCCATCTTCCCTTGCTGGCTGCTTGGCCCATAGAGTTGAATTTCCAGCATGAGATGTGAACACAATAACCTTACAGAGACTGTTTTGCCTATGATTGCAACTGTATACACACACTTTCATTCTTGGCAGCTCTGCTTTTCTGACTGAACCCTGATTAATAAagcctctttaagaaaaaaaaatcgtCATTCAGCCACCATTTCATTGTTATTAGGTATAATAtgttccaaaggaaaaaatatgttttaccaCTATAAATCTAtattatataaaaaggaaaataaatgagttatcCAAATACTGGTTACTCATTACTTATGAGTTACTGCTAGAATCATTACTTACTAAATTTTTCCTTACCACTCCCCCCAAACATATGAATTAGTTAACAAAAAAAGGACAAGTGCAGTCATGGGGAAACCCCTGAGAAAAAAGGGGAGACTACAATTATGCCAATAATAAGGGCCACTATAGTTATGGGGATAGGTGAGGTGGATCTGGGCTCCCTGATAGCTAAGacaccaagggaaaaaaatatttggctaATCTGTATAAACttattcacattaaaataaagaagaaataattattcCTGTCCTCATTTCCACAACTGGTTATATGGTGGTCATAGCTGGTGTTTGTGGCTGCTTTCTTCCACTACCCATTCCATATTGCCTTTGCTCTCATGATTCTTTACCTGGAGGGATTTTTCCAACTCCTGGGTGAGCTGTGTGTATTGAACTCTGTAACAAAGAGGCCAGCCACCAAGGACAGAGGTAATAAAAACTGACATAGGTTTCAATTCTTCCTTCTGTGCTCCAGCTTGTGCTTGAATTCaatcttattttttcctacttttattgagatataattgactaTGAGTTCAATCTTTTCCTGGACTTTCCCACTTTACATCCATCTTCCTTTCCCACCACTGTCTTCCCTGGACTTCAAGCTCCAGCATCAGATGGGAGGACAGCAGCCTTACAGAGACTGTTTAACCTGCTCCTATAATTGTGTAAGTTTAAATCCTTGTAACAAATAGATTTCTTCTAGtgtttctttctgcttctctgatTGAAACTTGACTATTAACatgaaacattataaatattCCCTTTAAActtaagaacaaaaaagaatcctCACTATCACTACTTTCTTTAATATTGTATTAATGATGCTTGCTGGtgaattaagaaagaaataattataattaaaatatattagaaattgGGCTCTCatgaagatggcagcaaggtaggtgggagcagagcccacttGCCTCTACGC belongs to Phyllostomus discolor isolate MPI-MPIP mPhyDis1 chromosome X, mPhyDis1.pri.v3, whole genome shotgun sequence and includes:
- the CRNDE gene encoding LOW QUALITY PROTEIN: colorectal neoplasia differentially expressed peptide (The sequence of the model RefSeq protein was modified relative to this genomic sequence to represent the inferred CDS: inserted 2 bases in 2 codons; substituted 1 base at 1 genomic stop codon) produces the protein CFHNTFGCLQLSLVLNYVVPPRLNFVLAHLQAHLQNLQFIIELLYWQLEEDSEDREIQFLIFEISCGLXQSRCKXHGKVXVLKWFKYVLEVTIYRLQYFFNYNP